The Euphorbia lathyris chromosome 2, ddEupLath1.1, whole genome shotgun sequence genome includes a window with the following:
- the LOC136219526 gene encoding high mobility group B protein 10, with amino-acid sequence MSTHTTTTAALAVISPQPQQQQLQQLHSETTNGQSFRSYPTPTALYQDVLQSSQLFWEKLGAFHRSFATKFTVPTVGGKSLDLYQLFVEVTSRGGLEKVIRDRRWKEVIAAFNFPSTITSASFVLRKYYLSLLYHFEQVYLFQKEVPSFSTPDTLDENLVIGSTTPDEGVSMNPIPGIQQLQLGSSVAGTIDGKFDSGYLVTVDLGSDQLKGVLYHIPNAFDIMSQNAHPSRRQRKRSRLLLNDPSRPKSNRSGYNFFFAEHYARLKPLHNGEEKAIGKKIGVLWNNLTEAEKQIYEEKGMQEKERYRSEMLEYRSCGQ; translated from the exons ATGTCGACCCATACCACCACGACTGCTGCACTTGCTGTTATTTCACCTCAGCCTCAGCAGCAGCAGCTGCAACAATTACACAGTGAGACAACAAACGGTCAATCTTTCAGGTCCTACCCTACTCCTACGGCTCTCTATCAGGATGTTCTTCAAAGTTCCCAACTCTTCTGGGAAAAGCTCGGAGCTTTTCACAGATCCTTTGCTACCAAATTCAC GGTTCCAACTGTGGGAGGAAAGTCTCTTGATCTTTACCAGCTGTTTGTGGAAGTAACATCTCGTGGCGGCCTTGAGAAG GTAATTAGAGATCGAAGATGGAAGGAAGTTATTGCAGCATTCAATTTCCCATCAACGATTACAAGTGCATCTTTTGTATTAAGAAAGTATTACCTGTCCTTGCTTTATCACTTTGAGCAGGTCTACCTCTTCCAGAAAGAAGTCCCCTCATTCTCAACACCAG ATACTTTGGACGAGAATCTTGTTATTGGCTCTACAACTCCAGATGAAGGTGTCTCCATGAATCCCATCCCAG GAATTCAGCAGTTGCAGCTTGGCTCTTCGGTGGCAGGGACAATTGATGGAAAATTTGATAGCGGATATCTGGTTACAGTGGACCTGGGATCTGATCAACTTAAAGGTGTACTATATCACATTCCCAATGCATTTGACATTATGTCTCAGAACGCTCATCCTTCTCGTCGACAACGAAAAAGATCGCGGTTATTATTAAATGATCCATCTCGGCCCAAGTCAAATAGGAGTGGATACAATTTCTTCTTTGCTGAGCACTATGCAAGGCTGAAGCCTCTACACAACGGGGAAGAAAAAGCGATCGGCAAGAAAATTGGCGTGCTGTGGAATAACCTGACAGAGGCGGAAAAGCAG ATTTATGAGGAGAAAGGTATGCAGGAGAAGGAGAGATATAGAAGTGAAATGTTGGAGTATAGATCTTGTGGGCAGTAG
- the LOC136219527 gene encoding photosystem I reaction center subunit V, chloroplastic, translated as MATSSLFLTPAIQNHKTHVSFQGLRPLPTPRTSFSKLSISTSNPRRSFAVKAELSAPLVISLSTGLSLFLGRFVFFNFQRENVAKQGLPEQNGVTHFEAGDVRAKEYVSLLKSNDPVGFNIVDVLAWGSIGHIVAYYILATSSNGYDPSFF; from the coding sequence ATGGCAACCTCCAGTTTGTTCTTGACACCAGCAATCCAAAACCACAAAACCCATGTCTCCTTCCAAGGCCTAAGACCCCTCCCAACCCCCAGAACCTCCTTCTCAAAGCTCAGCATCAGCACCAGCAATCCAAGGAGGAGCTTTGCGGTGAAAGCAGAGCTGAGTGCACCATTGGTAATCAGCCTAAGCACGGGGCTTTCTCTGTTTCTAGGGAGGTTTGTGTTCTTTAACTTTCAGAGAGAGAACGTGGCTAAACAAGGGTTGCCGGAGCAGAATGGGGTAACTCATTTTGAGGCGGGAGATGTTCGTGCTAAAGAGTATGTTAGTCTGTTGAAATCGAATGATCCAGTTGGTTTTAATATTGTTGATGTTCTTGCTTGGGGTTCTATTGGCCATATTGTTGCTTATTATATCTTGGCTACTTCTAGCAATGGCTATGATCCTAGTTTCTTTTGA